A DNA window from Ranitomeya imitator isolate aRanImi1 chromosome 2, aRanImi1.pri, whole genome shotgun sequence contains the following coding sequences:
- the LOC138667601 gene encoding E3 ubiquitin-protein ligase RNF182-like encodes MTSCDGDSLEPLLGPLELECKICYNGFDTRQHRPKVLGCDHRMCARCLKKMASNWAQSPPATICCPFCRQETALPEDLHLLPDDSGLLSKLSCHEWIHRRGCTVAPEVLLSPGDLCPNSSECLVITIMEVSDDTPEPGEQTPVLDILRVKISSSLAWLPGSCIPHRCSPCRPVPRILLGFLCLVYISSLPLGVYLMMTGHLLGIILVSLVPCTLILSLLCYCFCHELAACLSN; translated from the coding sequence ATGACCAGCTGTGATGGGGATTCATTGGAGCCACTACTTGGTCCTCTAGAGCTGGAGTGCAAGATATGTTACAATGGGTTTGATACTAGGCAACATCGACCTAAAGTTCTAGGTTGTGATCACCGTATGTGTGCTCGCTGTCTCAAGAAGATGGCATCAAACTGGGCTCAAAGCCCACCGGCTACAATATGCTGTCCATTCTGCCGTCAAGAAACCGCATTGCCTGAGGACCTTCACCTTTTACCAGATGACAGCGGCCTGCTATCCAAACTCAGCTGCCATGAATGGATCCACAGACGTGGTTGCACTGTGGCACCAGAGGTCCTCTTGAGTCCTGGGGACTTGTGTCCTAATTCCTCCGAGTGCCTAGTCATCACCATCATGGAAGTCTCAGATGATACTCCAGAGCCTGGTGAGCAAACTCCAGTGCTAGACATCCTAAGGGTGAAGATATCATCAAGTCTAGCATGGCTACCTGGATCTTGTATTCCTCACCGCTGCAGTCCTTGCAGGCCTGTGCCACGAATCCTGCTAGGTTTCCTGTGCCTCGTGTACATTAGTTCATTGCCACTTGGTGTTTATCTCATGATGACTGGGCATCTTCTAGGCATTATCCTGGTCAGCCTAGTGCCATGCACCCTAATTCTTAGTCTTTTGTGCTATTGCTTCTGCCATGAGCTAGCTGCCTGCCTTTCTAACTAA